One region of Candidatus Margulisiibacteriota bacterium genomic DNA includes:
- a CDS encoding Hsp20/alpha crystallin family protein, whose amino-acid sequence MDNEINVFLNNKFDKDFFGSNTDPFKEMVSQQKALRKAIKNDLQKSLFDDQFNAWSRDKFGIMDVDYQIKQEETTKDKILVITFSKDYDAKNVTVGIKENIISLEGTVQEQLAKENGAEKKSEKLWSYSHFLRQFPVPEKVDAASAQISREKNKVVIKFVKS is encoded by the coding sequence GTATGGACAATGAAATCAACGTTTTTCTGAATAATAAATTTGATAAAGATTTCTTTGGCAGCAACACTGATCCGTTTAAAGAAATGGTTAGTCAACAAAAAGCTTTACGCAAAGCTATCAAGAACGATTTGCAAAAATCTTTGTTTGATGACCAGTTCAATGCCTGGTCCAGAGACAAGTTTGGCATAATGGATGTGGATTATCAGATAAAACAGGAAGAAACAACAAAAGATAAAATATTAGTCATTACCTTTAGCAAAGATTATGACGCGAAAAATGTAACTGTAGGAATAAAAGAAAACATAATTTCTCTGGAGGGGACAGTACAGGAGCAGTTAGCTAAAGAAAATGGGGCAGAAAAAAAATCTGAGAAGCTCTGGTCTTATTCGCATTTTCTCAGACAATTTCCAGTACCCGAAAAAGTAGATGCTGCTTCCGCGCAGATAAGCAGAGAAAAGAATAAAGTTGTAATTAAGTTCGTAAAAAGTTGA